In the Hylaeus volcanicus isolate JK05 chromosome 1, UHH_iyHylVolc1.0_haploid, whole genome shotgun sequence genome, one interval contains:
- the LOC128884605 gene encoding uncharacterized protein LOC128884605 isoform X1, translating to MKLSVSAFRAQASAHKKILSNYQHQLSYGATYQASSARTPSDPATFLTRLKVDRAENEEGQGGGGLSTSLAGYSGASGSRMGPGPDSGSSAPSSVPHSLATSRDDEDDEDEESSGRRSNGHSGTRTKSNQRWMKLRTTVQLSSAISTIQKKPPLKREDSFLKRFSTRQIPESQETLDTGEGEGDANDDKDSSGRRRRRPRRPQKPPKTVVNPDENFYYYWLMLLSGCVLYNLWTLIVRQSLPELQALAPAGWLACDGFTDLVFFLDVAVQFRTGYLEQGLMVYNSKKLAGHYLKSKSFILDLLALLPLDLLQVNLGSNPMLRFPRFLKIYRVYNYYYMVESRTVYPNLWRVLNLIHILLILAHWFGCFYYLLSEAEGFQGDWVYPYRPGEYATLTRKYLGSLYWSTLTLTTIGDLPTPETNAEVVAGGNPRSLARRGRLSRLLQFKHNGGYVFTIVSYLIGVFIFATIVGQVGNVITNRNANRLEFERLLDGAKTYMRHHKVPGGMKRRVLRWYDYSWSRGRIQGGGDINTALGLLPDKLKTELALHVNLSVLKKVTIFQECQPEFLHDLVLKMKAYIFTPGDSICRKGEVAREMFIIADGILEVISETGRVLTTMKAGDFFGEIGILNLDGLNKRTADVRSVGYSELFSLSREDVLAAMKDYPEAQEILQNLGRKRLMEAQKVARASRQPTSPGHDSSDNSTGKRIVDKLKSDVKGLKNVLRKSRRNTRPEESLELQPLTPKAPTLKRQQKVDDSQEPSASNIQEPPVSPLGAGLPLLARLRLLKEKEEREERRNLMETPVHVPEPQPTLPDAQNPTNPNLPFLQRILLLKAKNEQEAQADKEALTKEPLLPKNVIPEEVKEQSPKPTLKLPPKQPSTQVSLDQPTKPPTTSTENINGTNVKKPWAMLKDASLTNKENSPQRSPPSRRMQIRQSLVHLRQQTKMYASVDDLSPEYCGLPFVKKLKILNERQKLAELERAVRSSSLDCGENTELEFDGNLTRSHSEASAIEYARKLKKLNQSRRSSSSPMDQLSPENETLERRNLKSILKNLSASSRTGSSETSTSTLDREAATAELRKLMRAPTIEGYAARHSKLSKSVTFNKYTLQSPPSEQIPGNYPLGSQLPDSQEQASLPPPNKLSFRPLGSGGILQMVSRPREEEYVGELVSGIREVIKGRLEDIQSKFERQFTSLELEIRKRDEIISQLQTRIQELEQRESQNADESLGDSTEHDASLEEDLDDDREDHPFMRDGSVDTVLTTRSHYKRSSPSMESASHNRRSWEEHSEEETLELQELPSSIVPQSLWKGDVAIDLESNSDSSRSEDELEDRAGRSDSGNDEDDEEEVNQDGHNNWEVAMLAQELESRRRSSENSSPGS from the exons AACGAAGAGCAACCAGCGTTGGATGAAGCTACGCACCACCGTCCAGCTGTCATCCGCGATATCAACGATCCAGAAGAAGCCTCCGCTGAAGCGCGAGGACTCGTTCCTGAAGAGATTCTCCACCAGACAGATCCCGGAGAGCCAGGAGACGTTGGACACGGGCGAGGGCGAGGGCGACGCGAACGACGACAAGGATTCCAGCGGTCGTCGCCGTCGGCGTCCTCGACGACCGCAGAAACCGCCGAAGACGGTAGTGAATCCCGACGAGAACTTCTACTACTACTGGCTGATGCTTCTCTCGGGCTGCGTCCTTTACAATCTCTGGACCCTGATCGTGAGACAAAGCTTGCCAGAGCTGCAGGCGCTGGCGCCGGCTGGCTGGCTCGCTTGCGACGGTTTCACCGACCTGGTCTTCTTCCTGGACGTGGCCGTTCAATTTCGCACCGGCTATCTCGAGCAGGGCCTGATGGTCTACAACAGCAAGAAGCTCGCCGGTCATTACCTCAAGTCGAAGTCGTTCATCCTCGATTTGCTCGCGTTGCTCCCGCTCGACCTGCTCCAAGTGAACCTAGGCAGCAACCCCATGCTCAGGTTTCCGCGGTTTCTCAAGATCTACCGCGTTTACAACTACTACTACATGGTCGAGTCGCGGACGGTTTACCCGAATTTGTGGCGCGTGCTGAATCTCATACACATACTGCTGATCCTGGCCCACTGGTTCGGTTGCTTTTACTACTTGCTCAGCGAGGCGGAGGGATTCCAAGGGGACTGGGTCTACCCTTACAGACCCGGCGAGTACGCGACGCTTACCAGGAAGTACCTCGGATCCCTGTACTGGTCAACCCTCACTCTGACGACCATCGGCGACCTACCCACCCCGGAGACCAACGCCGA AGTCGTAGCGGGCGGCAATCCCCGGAGCCTTGCTCGTCGTGGCCGACTGTCCCGGCTTCTGCAGTTCAAGCATAACGGAGG GTACGTCTTCACGATAGTCAGCTACCTGATCGGCGTCTTCATATTCGCGACGATCGTCGGACAGGTCGGGAACGTCATCACCAACCGGAACGCGAACAGGCTGGAGTTCGAGAGGCTGCTGGACGGGGCCAAGACCTACATGAGACACCACAAAGTGCCGGGAGGGATGAAAAGAAGGGTTCTGAGGTGGTACGACTACAGCTGGTCGAGGGGACGGATACAGGGTGGCGGGGACATTAACACGGCCCTGGGTCTGCTTCCGGACAAGCTGAAGACGGAATTGGCGCTGCACGTGAATCTCTCGGTGCTGAAGAAGGTCACCATCTTCCAG GAGTGTCAACCGGAGTTTCTGCACGATCTTGTCCTGAAGATGAAGGCTTACATATTCACGCCAGGCGACTCGATATGCAGGAAGGGCGAAGTAGCCAGGGAAATGTTCATAATAGCAGACGGAATTTTAGAAGTAATCAGCGAAACGGGCCGAGTTTTAACTACCATGAAGGCCGGGGATTTCTTCGGGGAAATTGGAATACTTAATCTGGACGGGTTAAATAA ACGCACAGCCGACGTCCGTTCGGTAGGTTACTCTGAGCTATTCAGCCTCTCGCGAGAAGACGTCCTGGCAGCGATGAAGGACTACCCTGAAGCGCAGGAGATCCTCCAGAACCTCGGCAGGAAGCGCCTGATGGAGGCGCAGAAGGTCGCGAGAGCGTCTCGACAGCCAACATCCCCTGGTCACGATTCCTCGGACAACAGCACTGGGAAGAGGATCGTGGACAAGCTGAAGAGCGACGTGAAAGGTCTGAAGAACGTATTGAGGAAAAGCAGACGGAACACCAGGCCGGAGGAGAGTCTCGAGTTGCAACCACTGACACCAAAGGCGCCCACACTGAAGAGACAGCAGAAAGTCGACGACAGCCAAGAACCTTCAGCTTCGAACATCCAGGAACCACCTGTGTCGCCATTGGGAGCAGGTCTGCCTCTGCTCGCCAGGCTGAGACTGCTCAAGGAGAAGGAGGAGCGCGAGGAACGACGCAACCTGATGGAAACTCCTGTTCACGTCCCTGAACCCCAACCAACGCTTCCGGACGCTCAGAATCCGACCAATCCGAACCTGCCCTTCCTACAGAGAATACTATTGTTGAAGGCCAAGAATGAGCAAGAGGCTCAGGCTGATAAAGAAGCGCTCACGAAGGAACCTCTGCTTCCCAAGAACGTCATACCGGAAGAGGTCAAGGAACAGTCGCCAAAACCGACTCTGAAACTGCCACCGAAGCAACCGTCGACTCAG GTGAGCCTCGATCAACCTACGAAGCCACCAACGACCTCCACGGAGAACATCAATGGTACCAACGTGAAGAAACCCTGGGCAATGCTCAAAGACGCGTCGTTGACGAATAAAGAGAATTCACCCCAAAGGAGTCCTCCTAGCAGACGGATGCAAATAAGGCAAAGTCTGGTGCACCTCAGACAACAAACGAAGATGTACGCGTCCGTGGACGATCTATCGCCGGAATACTGCGGTCTGCCGTTCGTCAAGAAGCTCAAGATACTCAACGAGAGGCAGAAGTTGGCGGAACTCGAGAGGGCCGTGCGAAGTTCGAGCCTCGACTGCGGCGAAAACACCGAGCTCGAGTTCGACGGGAACTTGACGAGAAGTCACTCGGAAGCCAGCGCCATCGAGTACGCCaggaaattgaagaaactGAACCAG AGTCGTCGATCTTCCTCGTCGCCAATGGATCAGCTGTCTCCGGAGAACGAGACTCTGGAAAGGCGGAACTTGAAGAGCATCCTGAAGAACCTGTCGGCCAGCAGCAGAACGGGTAGTTCCGAGACGTCGACGAGCACTCTGGATCGCGAGGCTGCCACTGCCGAACTGAGGAAGTTGATGAGGGCTCCAACTATAGAAGGTTACGCCGCGCGGCACTCGAAGCTCTCGAAGAGTGTCACGTTTAATAAGTATACGCTGCAAAGCCCGCCGTCCGAGCAGATCCCGGGGAATTATCCACTTGGGTCTCAGTTGCCCGACTCCCAAGAGCAGGCCTCACTGCCACCGCCCAATAAACTCAGTTTCCGTCCTTTGGGCAGCGGAGGTATCCTGCAAATGGTATCTCGGCCACGAGAAGAGGAATACGTAGGGGAGCTGGTGTCTGGTATCAGGGAAGTCATCAAGGGTCGCCTC GAGGACATCCAGTCGAAATTCGAGCGGCAATTCACGTCGCTGGAACTCGAGATTCGCAAACGAGACGAGATAATATCTCAGCTCCAGACGAGGATACAGGAGCTGGAGCAACGAGAGTCGCAGAACGCCGACGAGTCTCTGGGGGACAGCACGGAGCACGACGCATCGTTGGAAGAGGATTTGGACGACGACCGCGAGGATCATCCTTTCATGAGGGACGGCTCTGTGGACACAGTCCTGACCACTCGTTCGCATTACAAGCGGTCGTCGCCGTCCATGGAGTCCGCCTCGCACAACAGGAGGTCCTGGGAGGAGCACTCCGAAGAGGAGACGCTGGAGCTCCAGGAGTTGCCCAGCTCGATCGTTCCTCAGAGTCTGTGGAAGGGCGACGTGGCGATCGACCTGGAATCGAACAGCGACAGCAGCAGATCGGAGGACGAGCTGGAGGACAGGGCCGGGAGGAGCGACAGCGGGAACGATGAGGACGACGAAGAGGAGGTGAACCAGGACGGTCACAATAACTGGGAAGTGGCGATGCTCGCTCAGGAACTCGAGTCCAGACGGAGGAGCAGCGAAAACTCCAGCCCTGGTTCCTAG
- the LOC128884605 gene encoding uncharacterized protein LOC128884605 isoform X2: MKLSVSAFRAQASAHKKILSNYQHQLSYGATYQASSARTPSDPATFLTRLKVDRAENEEGQGGGGLSTSLAGYSGASGSRMGPGPDSGSSAPSSVPHSLATSRDDEDDEDEESSGRRSNGHSGTRTKSNQRWMKLRTTVQLSSAISTIQKKPPLKREDSFLKRFSTRQIPESQETLDTGEGEGDANDDKDSSGRRRRRPRRPQKPPKTVVNPDENFYYYWLMLLSGCVLYNLWTLIVRQSLPELQALAPAGWLACDGFTDLVFFLDVAVQFRTGYLEQGLMVYNSKKLAGHYLKSKSFILDLLALLPLDLLQVNLGSNPMLRFPRFLKIYRVYNYYYMVESRTVYPNLWRVLNLIHILLILAHWFGCFYYLLSEAEGFQGDWVYPYRPGEYATLTRKYLGSLYWSTLTLTTIGDLPTPETNAEYVFTIVSYLIGVFIFATIVGQVGNVITNRNANRLEFERLLDGAKTYMRHHKVPGGMKRRVLRWYDYSWSRGRIQGGGDINTALGLLPDKLKTELALHVNLSVLKKVTIFQECQPEFLHDLVLKMKAYIFTPGDSICRKGEVAREMFIIADGILEVISETGRVLTTMKAGDFFGEIGILNLDGLNKRTADVRSVGYSELFSLSREDVLAAMKDYPEAQEILQNLGRKRLMEAQKVARASRQPTSPGHDSSDNSTGKRIVDKLKSDVKGLKNVLRKSRRNTRPEESLELQPLTPKAPTLKRQQKVDDSQEPSASNIQEPPVSPLGAGLPLLARLRLLKEKEEREERRNLMETPVHVPEPQPTLPDAQNPTNPNLPFLQRILLLKAKNEQEAQADKEALTKEPLLPKNVIPEEVKEQSPKPTLKLPPKQPSTQVSLDQPTKPPTTSTENINGTNVKKPWAMLKDASLTNKENSPQRSPPSRRMQIRQSLVHLRQQTKMYASVDDLSPEYCGLPFVKKLKILNERQKLAELERAVRSSSLDCGENTELEFDGNLTRSHSEASAIEYARKLKKLNQSRRSSSSPMDQLSPENETLERRNLKSILKNLSASSRTGSSETSTSTLDREAATAELRKLMRAPTIEGYAARHSKLSKSVTFNKYTLQSPPSEQIPGNYPLGSQLPDSQEQASLPPPNKLSFRPLGSGGILQMVSRPREEEYVGELVSGIREVIKGRLEDIQSKFERQFTSLELEIRKRDEIISQLQTRIQELEQRESQNADESLGDSTEHDASLEEDLDDDREDHPFMRDGSVDTVLTTRSHYKRSSPSMESASHNRRSWEEHSEEETLELQELPSSIVPQSLWKGDVAIDLESNSDSSRSEDELEDRAGRSDSGNDEDDEEEVNQDGHNNWEVAMLAQELESRRRSSENSSPGS; this comes from the exons AACGAAGAGCAACCAGCGTTGGATGAAGCTACGCACCACCGTCCAGCTGTCATCCGCGATATCAACGATCCAGAAGAAGCCTCCGCTGAAGCGCGAGGACTCGTTCCTGAAGAGATTCTCCACCAGACAGATCCCGGAGAGCCAGGAGACGTTGGACACGGGCGAGGGCGAGGGCGACGCGAACGACGACAAGGATTCCAGCGGTCGTCGCCGTCGGCGTCCTCGACGACCGCAGAAACCGCCGAAGACGGTAGTGAATCCCGACGAGAACTTCTACTACTACTGGCTGATGCTTCTCTCGGGCTGCGTCCTTTACAATCTCTGGACCCTGATCGTGAGACAAAGCTTGCCAGAGCTGCAGGCGCTGGCGCCGGCTGGCTGGCTCGCTTGCGACGGTTTCACCGACCTGGTCTTCTTCCTGGACGTGGCCGTTCAATTTCGCACCGGCTATCTCGAGCAGGGCCTGATGGTCTACAACAGCAAGAAGCTCGCCGGTCATTACCTCAAGTCGAAGTCGTTCATCCTCGATTTGCTCGCGTTGCTCCCGCTCGACCTGCTCCAAGTGAACCTAGGCAGCAACCCCATGCTCAGGTTTCCGCGGTTTCTCAAGATCTACCGCGTTTACAACTACTACTACATGGTCGAGTCGCGGACGGTTTACCCGAATTTGTGGCGCGTGCTGAATCTCATACACATACTGCTGATCCTGGCCCACTGGTTCGGTTGCTTTTACTACTTGCTCAGCGAGGCGGAGGGATTCCAAGGGGACTGGGTCTACCCTTACAGACCCGGCGAGTACGCGACGCTTACCAGGAAGTACCTCGGATCCCTGTACTGGTCAACCCTCACTCTGACGACCATCGGCGACCTACCCACCCCGGAGACCAACGCCGA GTACGTCTTCACGATAGTCAGCTACCTGATCGGCGTCTTCATATTCGCGACGATCGTCGGACAGGTCGGGAACGTCATCACCAACCGGAACGCGAACAGGCTGGAGTTCGAGAGGCTGCTGGACGGGGCCAAGACCTACATGAGACACCACAAAGTGCCGGGAGGGATGAAAAGAAGGGTTCTGAGGTGGTACGACTACAGCTGGTCGAGGGGACGGATACAGGGTGGCGGGGACATTAACACGGCCCTGGGTCTGCTTCCGGACAAGCTGAAGACGGAATTGGCGCTGCACGTGAATCTCTCGGTGCTGAAGAAGGTCACCATCTTCCAG GAGTGTCAACCGGAGTTTCTGCACGATCTTGTCCTGAAGATGAAGGCTTACATATTCACGCCAGGCGACTCGATATGCAGGAAGGGCGAAGTAGCCAGGGAAATGTTCATAATAGCAGACGGAATTTTAGAAGTAATCAGCGAAACGGGCCGAGTTTTAACTACCATGAAGGCCGGGGATTTCTTCGGGGAAATTGGAATACTTAATCTGGACGGGTTAAATAA ACGCACAGCCGACGTCCGTTCGGTAGGTTACTCTGAGCTATTCAGCCTCTCGCGAGAAGACGTCCTGGCAGCGATGAAGGACTACCCTGAAGCGCAGGAGATCCTCCAGAACCTCGGCAGGAAGCGCCTGATGGAGGCGCAGAAGGTCGCGAGAGCGTCTCGACAGCCAACATCCCCTGGTCACGATTCCTCGGACAACAGCACTGGGAAGAGGATCGTGGACAAGCTGAAGAGCGACGTGAAAGGTCTGAAGAACGTATTGAGGAAAAGCAGACGGAACACCAGGCCGGAGGAGAGTCTCGAGTTGCAACCACTGACACCAAAGGCGCCCACACTGAAGAGACAGCAGAAAGTCGACGACAGCCAAGAACCTTCAGCTTCGAACATCCAGGAACCACCTGTGTCGCCATTGGGAGCAGGTCTGCCTCTGCTCGCCAGGCTGAGACTGCTCAAGGAGAAGGAGGAGCGCGAGGAACGACGCAACCTGATGGAAACTCCTGTTCACGTCCCTGAACCCCAACCAACGCTTCCGGACGCTCAGAATCCGACCAATCCGAACCTGCCCTTCCTACAGAGAATACTATTGTTGAAGGCCAAGAATGAGCAAGAGGCTCAGGCTGATAAAGAAGCGCTCACGAAGGAACCTCTGCTTCCCAAGAACGTCATACCGGAAGAGGTCAAGGAACAGTCGCCAAAACCGACTCTGAAACTGCCACCGAAGCAACCGTCGACTCAG GTGAGCCTCGATCAACCTACGAAGCCACCAACGACCTCCACGGAGAACATCAATGGTACCAACGTGAAGAAACCCTGGGCAATGCTCAAAGACGCGTCGTTGACGAATAAAGAGAATTCACCCCAAAGGAGTCCTCCTAGCAGACGGATGCAAATAAGGCAAAGTCTGGTGCACCTCAGACAACAAACGAAGATGTACGCGTCCGTGGACGATCTATCGCCGGAATACTGCGGTCTGCCGTTCGTCAAGAAGCTCAAGATACTCAACGAGAGGCAGAAGTTGGCGGAACTCGAGAGGGCCGTGCGAAGTTCGAGCCTCGACTGCGGCGAAAACACCGAGCTCGAGTTCGACGGGAACTTGACGAGAAGTCACTCGGAAGCCAGCGCCATCGAGTACGCCaggaaattgaagaaactGAACCAG AGTCGTCGATCTTCCTCGTCGCCAATGGATCAGCTGTCTCCGGAGAACGAGACTCTGGAAAGGCGGAACTTGAAGAGCATCCTGAAGAACCTGTCGGCCAGCAGCAGAACGGGTAGTTCCGAGACGTCGACGAGCACTCTGGATCGCGAGGCTGCCACTGCCGAACTGAGGAAGTTGATGAGGGCTCCAACTATAGAAGGTTACGCCGCGCGGCACTCGAAGCTCTCGAAGAGTGTCACGTTTAATAAGTATACGCTGCAAAGCCCGCCGTCCGAGCAGATCCCGGGGAATTATCCACTTGGGTCTCAGTTGCCCGACTCCCAAGAGCAGGCCTCACTGCCACCGCCCAATAAACTCAGTTTCCGTCCTTTGGGCAGCGGAGGTATCCTGCAAATGGTATCTCGGCCACGAGAAGAGGAATACGTAGGGGAGCTGGTGTCTGGTATCAGGGAAGTCATCAAGGGTCGCCTC GAGGACATCCAGTCGAAATTCGAGCGGCAATTCACGTCGCTGGAACTCGAGATTCGCAAACGAGACGAGATAATATCTCAGCTCCAGACGAGGATACAGGAGCTGGAGCAACGAGAGTCGCAGAACGCCGACGAGTCTCTGGGGGACAGCACGGAGCACGACGCATCGTTGGAAGAGGATTTGGACGACGACCGCGAGGATCATCCTTTCATGAGGGACGGCTCTGTGGACACAGTCCTGACCACTCGTTCGCATTACAAGCGGTCGTCGCCGTCCATGGAGTCCGCCTCGCACAACAGGAGGTCCTGGGAGGAGCACTCCGAAGAGGAGACGCTGGAGCTCCAGGAGTTGCCCAGCTCGATCGTTCCTCAGAGTCTGTGGAAGGGCGACGTGGCGATCGACCTGGAATCGAACAGCGACAGCAGCAGATCGGAGGACGAGCTGGAGGACAGGGCCGGGAGGAGCGACAGCGGGAACGATGAGGACGACGAAGAGGAGGTGAACCAGGACGGTCACAATAACTGGGAAGTGGCGATGCTCGCTCAGGAACTCGAGTCCAGACGGAGGAGCAGCGAAAACTCCAGCCCTGGTTCCTAG